Proteins from one Salmonella bongori NCTC 12419 genomic window:
- the bamE gene encoding outer membrane protein assembly factor BamE: protein MRCKTLTAAAAVLLMLTAGCSTLERVVYRPDINQGNYLTPTDVAKVRVGMTQQQVAYALGTPMMSDPFGTNTWFYVFRQQPGHENVTQQTLTLTFNSNGVLTHIDNKPALTK, encoded by the coding sequence ATGCGCTGTAAAACGCTGACTGCTGCCGCAGCAGTACTCCTGATGTTGACCGCAGGCTGTTCCACTCTGGAGCGAGTGGTTTACCGTCCTGACATCAATCAGGGGAACTATCTTACACCTACAGATGTCGCCAAAGTGCGTGTTGGTATGACGCAGCAACAGGTTGCGTATGCTTTAGGCACACCGATGATGTCCGATCCATTTGGTACAAATACCTGGTTTTATGTCTTCCGCCAGCAGCCAGGGCATGAGAACGTGACCCAGCAGACGCTGACGCTTACCTTTAACAGTAACGGCGTGTTGACGCATATCGATAATAAACCGGCGTTGACGAAGTAA
- a CDS encoding RnfH family protein — translation MPDKLEVEVAYALPERQYLQRVMLEEGATVEEAIRASGLLELRSDIDLAKNKVGIYSRPVKLTDTVQDGDRVEIYRPLIADPKVLRRQRAEKSAGR, via the coding sequence GTGCCGGATAAACTCGAGGTTGAAGTGGCTTATGCGCTGCCGGAAAGGCAGTATTTGCAACGCGTAATGCTTGAGGAGGGCGCGACGGTCGAAGAGGCGATTCGTGCTTCCGGCTTGCTGGAGCTACGCTCGGATATCGATCTGGCGAAAAATAAGGTGGGTATTTACAGTCGACCGGTAAAACTTACCGATACGGTGCAGGATGGCGATCGGGTTGAAATTTACCGTCCCTTAATCGCCGATCCAAAGGTATTACGCCGCCAGCGTGCCGAAAAATCGGCAGGCAGGTAA
- the smpB gene encoding SsrA-binding protein SmpB translates to MTKKKAHKPGSATIALNKRARHEYFIEEEFEAGLALQGWEVKSLRAGKANIGDSYVILKDGEAWLFGANFTPMAVASTHVVCDPTRTRKLLLNQRELDSLYGRINREGYTVVALSLYWKNAWCKVKIGVAKGKKQHDKRSDLKEREWQLDKARIMKNAGR, encoded by the coding sequence ATGACGAAGAAAAAAGCACATAAACCGGGCTCAGCCACCATCGCGCTTAATAAGCGCGCCCGGCACGAATACTTTATCGAAGAAGAGTTCGAGGCTGGTCTCGCCCTGCAAGGCTGGGAGGTAAAATCTCTGCGCGCAGGTAAAGCCAATATCGGTGACAGTTACGTTATCCTCAAAGATGGCGAGGCCTGGCTGTTTGGCGCGAACTTTACACCGATGGCGGTAGCCTCGACACATGTTGTATGCGACCCAACCCGAACCCGCAAACTGTTGCTAAATCAACGTGAGCTTGATTCGCTGTATGGCCGCATAAACCGTGAGGGTTATACCGTTGTCGCGCTTTCACTGTACTGGAAAAACGCCTGGTGCAAAGTGAAGATCGGTGTGGCGAAAGGTAAAAAACAGCATGATAAACGTTCCGATCTTAAAGAACGTGAGTGGCAACTGGATAAAGCACGCATTATGAAAAATGCAGGCCGATAA
- a CDS encoding type II toxin-antitoxin system RatA family toxin, which translates to MPQISRTALVPYSAEQMYQLVNDVQSYPQFLPGCVGSRVLESTPAQMTAAVDVSKAGISKTFTTRNQLTRNQSILMHLVDGPFKKLIGGWKFTPLSPEACRIEFQLDFEFTNKLIELAFGRVFKELASNMVQAFTVRAKEVYRAG; encoded by the coding sequence ATGCCTCAGATTAGTCGGACTGCTTTAGTCCCCTACAGTGCAGAACAGATGTATCAGTTAGTGAATGACGTTCAGTCGTATCCCCAGTTTTTGCCGGGGTGTGTGGGTAGCCGTGTACTGGAGTCTACGCCAGCACAAATGACCGCGGCTGTTGATGTGTCTAAGGCGGGTATCAGCAAAACGTTTACGACACGTAATCAGCTTACCCGCAACCAGAGCATTTTGATGCACCTGGTGGATGGCCCCTTTAAAAAGCTGATTGGTGGCTGGAAATTTACGCCGCTCAGCCCCGAAGCGTGCCGTATTGAGTTTCAGCTTGATTTTGAATTTACTAATAAACTCATTGAGCTGGCGTTTGGGCGTGTATTCAAAGAGTTAGCATCCAATATGGTACAGGCATTTACGGTCCGGGCCAAAGAGGTTTACCGTGCCGGATAA